CGACCAGCGGCTGGCCCTGCGGCGGACGCGGGGTGATCGACGGGCCCTTCACCGAGAACCAGCGTCCCTCGAAATCGATGTAGTGCAGCCTGTCCCGGTCGACGAACCGGCCGGTGGCCGCATCACGGATCTCGGCGTCGTCCTCCCAGCTGTCCCACAGCCGGCGCAGCACCTCGACGTAGTCGGCGGCCTCGGCCATCGGGTCGTCGGCGACGGGGCGCCCGAAATGCCCCGTCGATTCCGGGTTCGACGACACCTGCACCCGCACCCCGGCGCGCCCGGAGCTCACGAAGTCCAGTGTCGCGATGGCCTTGGACAGATGGAACGGTTCGGTGTGGGTCGTGATCGCGGTGGGGATCAGACCGATGTGCCGGGTGCGCGGCGCCACCCGGGCGGCGATCTGCACTGCGTCCAGGCGACCGCGGACCCGGTCGGTGCGGGCATCGGCACGCCACGGATGGTCGGACTGCAGCGCCAGCCCGTCCTCGATGGTGACGAAGTCCAGCAGGCCCCGTTCGGCGGTGACCGTCAGATCGGTCCAGTAGGCGGCGGTCAGCAGGTCCTCGGGCCGGGCATCGGACTGCCGCCACGAGGACGGATGCCAGCCGGCGCCGTCCAGCGCCACGCCGAGGTGAAGCTGTGTCGACACGTCCGGGGGAACAGCCACGGGATACTCCTCGTAGGGGCGACCGATCAGGTCAGGGCGGCCAGTGCCTTCTCCGGCTCGTAACCGG
This region of Mycolicibacterium diernhoferi genomic DNA includes:
- a CDS encoding LLM class flavin-dependent oxidoreductase, which translates into the protein MAVPPDVSTQLHLGVALDGAGWHPSSWRQSDARPEDLLTAAYWTDLTVTAERGLLDFVTIEDGLALQSDHPWRADARTDRVRGRLDAVQIAARVAPRTRHIGLIPTAITTHTEPFHLSKAIATLDFVSSGRAGVRVQVSSNPESTGHFGRPVADDPMAEAADYVEVLRRLWDSWEDDAEIRDAATGRFVDRDRLHYIDFEGRWFSVKGPSITPRPPQGQPLVAALGHGDPAYRLIAAGADLGFITPRSAHDIATITDTIAALRPAGAPRVQIIVDLVVFLGDTAASAAAHRAQLDTLLGREYISDAEVFVGTPAGLADLLTHWQTAGADGFRLRPATVPHDLAQITDGLVPELQRRGVFRTEYQQSTLRGLFGLSRPANRYVNS